Proteins co-encoded in one Zootoca vivipara chromosome 3, rZooViv1.1, whole genome shotgun sequence genomic window:
- the IRS2 gene encoding insulin receptor substrate 2 isoform X1: MASPPAAEPPDRPRGSLNRNNNNNNQPPPPLGVRKCGYLRKHKHGHRRFFVLCAASDGAAADEAPPQPARLEYYESEKKWRSKAAAPRRSIALDSSLTIHKRADAKHKHLVALYTRDEYFALAAESEPEQEAWYAALTELLRRSQPAAGPGSPGREEPPPPPGAWAYREVWQVTLKGRGLGQSRHLAGVHRLCLAARAVGLVRLNCQRPCVTLQLMTIRRCGHSDSCFFLELGRSASTGPGELWMQADDAVVAQNIHETILEAMKALRELAEFRPRSKSQSSSSSSSSSSSNSSPSGAGASGALTAMCSRPISVPGRRRRRPHQPPSRTALSPSQAGLLRRSRTDTLGAGRSSGNRSRTASEGDGGRAGSPSGPEAGEPLLGRSHTPGAACCRLARSLALVHSPSLVTKPGMFSQRRPSSSSSSTSGSPCDPASFLAFEELGPASNHSNTPETPPGLQLDGYIAMERGHLFYWPYIWESAGGGKVPRKRTYSLTTPASRHPMPTLLSSASLGEYILMRATLPTAGASSRGTYTPYPEDYCDVDIGSGGTSSSSSSSLLGHSGSGEEGYMPMRSGAAAVMPLQGGPGGYMSMKSVSAPQQILHPHSHKFSSDNSLDDSDYMRMLGTRWSGESPDGRITSGDYTEMSPLLLPPVHGSASPVPSPDGFAGQGPRDQTSNFYNPLSHACQRQPNSLGEKKNSDQYVFMNSPVERLTLTPKGESFLAICNHTMMPSPIYYSQTECSLTPYMNEQPPTNEPQSPHKEYVNIGYSLAYGSSASSLGSGLNDSLIPSYMNFDGSQSAAVETLEDVLMPGSCPSPGQPDKHYLKVEMKTTFTTATPTQPILQKPENIHESSPVTELKQLTLSEVQAFIFASPPPDPNHGAKVIRANPQGRWRHNSETFSSTTTVTPVSPSFAHSPKRHNSASVENVSLRKNGLLEEQTSSTMCRETSAGFQNGLNHIAVDVLEEDYLASGGQGKHKGRHPCNESINGTYTSIDFLTHNLKEASSVKGDWTRCLIHLEDEDEVAKAARRALSHLAPQVRWWAHPNKFSLHFALHQAAKHLVRSLCFVGSFAQGCLCGWQALLPRSQASLMPLLLLSLPAEQDLQQGPSECCLDMYEAVCQQAASSLQGGSSASGYVCFWVFPGRDGQKHLGNNGSAQATC, from the exons ATGGCGAGTCCCCCCGCGGCGGAGCCTCCCGACCGCCCGCGGGGCAGCCTCAaccgcaacaacaacaacaacaaccagccgccgccgccgctgggcGTGCGCAAGTGCGGCTACCTGCGCAAGCACAAGCACGGCCACAGGCGCTTCTTCGTGCTCTGTGCCGCCAGCGACGGAGCCGCCGCGGACGAAGCGCCGCCTCAGCCCGCCCGGCTGGAGTACTACGAGAGCGAGAAGAAGTGGCGGAGCAAGGCGGCGGCGCCCAGGCGCTCCATCGCGCTCGACTCTTCCCTCACCATCCACAAGCGGGCCGACGCCAAGCACAAGCACCTGGTGGCTCTGTACACGCGCGACGAGTATTTCGCGCTGGCAGCCGAGAGCGAGCCGGAGCAGGAGGCCTGGTACGCGGCGCTGACGGAGCTGCTCCGCCGGAGCCAGCCCGCCGCCGGGCCCGGCTCCCCTGGGCgcgaggagccgccgccgccgcccggggCCTGGGCTTACCGCGAGGTGTGGCAGGTGACGCTGAAGGGCCGGGGCCTCGGGCAGAGCCGCCACCTGGCCGGCGTGCACCGGCTGTGCCTAGCGGCGCGCGCGGTGGGGCTGGTGCGCCTCAACTGCCAGCGGCCCTGCGTGACGCTGCAGCTCATGACCATCCGCCGCTGCGGCCACTCGGACAGCTGCTTCTTCCTGGAGCTCGGCCGCTCGGCCTCGACTGGGCCCGGCGAGCTGTGGATGCAGGCCGACGACGCGGTGGTGGCGCAGAACATCCACGAGACCATCCTGGAGGCCATGAAGGCGCTGCGGGAGCTGGCCGAGTTCCGCCCGCGCAGCAAGAGccagtcgtcgtcgtcgtcgtcgtcgtcgtcgtcgtccaaTTCGTCGCCGTCGGGCGCCGGCGCCAGCGGAGCATTGACGGCTATGTGCAGCCGACCCATTTCGGttcccggccgccgccgccgccgccctcaccAGCCGCCCTCTCGGACGGCGCTGTCCCCCAGCCAGGCCGGGCTTCTCCGCCGGTCGCGTACGGACACTCTGGGGGCGGGCAGAAGCAGCGGGAACCGGAGCCGAACTGCGAGCGAGGGCGACGggggcagagctggcagcccctcggGGCCCGAggctggagagcccctgctcggCCGCTCGCACACGCCTGGGGCAGCCTGCTGCAGGCTTGCTCGCTCCCTGGCCTTGGTGCACTCGCCCTCCTTGGTTACAAAGCCAGGCATGTTCTCCCAGCGGCgcccttccagcagcagcagcagcacctctggCTCCCCTTGCGATCCTGCTAGCTTCCTGGCCTTTGAGGAGTTGGGTCCAGCTAGTAACCACAGCAACACACCTGAGACTCCTCCTGGCCTGCAGCTGGATGGCTACATTGCCATGGAGCGGGGACACCTTTTTTATTGGCCCTACATATGGGAGAGCGCTGGAGGGGGCAAGGTTCCCAGGAAGCGCACTTACTCCCTGACAACACCAGCATCTCGACACCCCATGCCAACtcttctctcctctgcctccctgGGTGAGTACATACTCATGCGGGCTACCTTACCAACAGCAGGGGCCTCTTCAAGGGGAACCTATACTCCTTATCCTGAGGACTACTGTGATGTGGACATTGGCTCTGGCGgcaccagcagcagtagcagcagctcacTTCTAGGTCATAGTGGTAGTGGGGAGGAGGGCTACATGCCCATGAGGTCTGGGGCAGCAGCTGTTATGCCATTGCAAGGTGGTCCTGGTGGTTATATGTCTATGAAAAGTGTGTCAGCCCCACAGCAAATTTTGCATCCTCACTCCCACAAGTTCAGCAGTGATAACTCCCTAGATGACAGTGACTACATGCGCATGTTGGGTACTAggtggtctggggagagtcctgatgGGAGAATTACCAGTGGTGACTACACTGAAATGTCCCCTTTGCTGTTGCCTCCTGTGCATGGATCTGCCTCACCTGTGCCCTCTCCTGATGGCTTTGCAGGCCAGGGGCCAAGGGACCAGACCAGCAACTTCTATAACCCACTGTCTCATGCCTGCCAGAGACAGCCAAACTCTCTGGGTGAGAAAAAGAACAGTGACCAGTACGTATTTATGAACTCACCTGTTGAGAGATTAACTCTCACACCCAAAGGGGAGTCCTTCCTTGCTATCTGCAACCACACAATGATGCCTTCACCCATTTACTACAGCCAAACTGAGTGCTCTCTTACTCCCTACATGAATGAGCAACCCCCTACAAATGAACCACAAAGTCCCCATAAAGAGTATGTCAACATTGGATATTCATTGGCCTATGGCAGCTCAGCTTCCTCACTTGGCTCTGGGTTGAATGATTCCCTCATCCCCAGCTATATGAACTTTGATGGGTCACAATCAGCAGCTGTGGAAACCTTGGAAGATGTGCTGATGCCAGGATCCTGCCCTAGCCCTGGGCAGCCCGACAAACATTACTTAAAGGTTGAAATGAAGACAACTTTTACAACAGCCACCCCAACCCAGCCCATTTTACAGAAGCCAGAAAATATTcatgaaagcagccctgttacTGAATTGAAGCAACTTACACTCTCTGAGGTGCAGGCCTTCATCTTTGCCAGTCCTCCTCCTGATCCTAATCATGGAGCCAAAGTGATCCGTGCTAATCCTCAGGGACGATGGAGACACAACTCAGAGACTTTTTCCTCTACTACTACAGTGACGCCTGTTTCTCCTTCCTTTGCACACAGTCCCAAGCGACACAATTCTGCCTCTGTGGAAAATGTGTCCCTCAGGAAAAATGGCTTGTTGGAAGAGCAGACCAGCAGCACCATGTGCCGGGAGACCTCAGCTGGCTTCCAGAATGGCCTCAACCACATTGCTGTTGATGTCTTGGAAGAAGACTATCTGGCAAGTGGTGGCCAAGGCAAGCACAAAGGCAGACACCCCTGTAATGAAAGTATCAATGGTACTTATACCAGTATAGACTTCTTGACCCACAATTTGAAAGAAGCTTCTTCAGTGAAAG gagattggactagatgcctcATTCACCTTGAAGACGAGgatgaggtggccaag GCCGCAAGGAGGGCTCTTTCCCATCTAGCCCCACAAGTCAGGTGGTGGGCACATCCCAACAAATTTAGCCTCCACTTTGCTCTCCACCAGGCTGCCAAGCATCTGGTAAGGTCCCTCTGCTTCGTTGGCAGCTTTGCCCAGGGATGTCTTTGTGGGTGGCAGGCTCTTCTGCCACgctctcaagcctctctgatgcCACTTCTCCTTTTGTCTTTGCCGGCAGAGCAAGACCTTCAGCAAGGTCCTTCAGAGTGCTGCCTTGACATGTACGAAGCCGTCTGCCAACAGGCTGCCAGCAGTCTCCAGGGTGGCAGCTCTGCTTCTGGGTATGTCTGCTTCTGGGTATTCCCTGGTAGGGATGGACAGAAACATCTTGGTAATAATGGCAGTGCCCAGGCCACCTGCTAG
- the IRS2 gene encoding insulin receptor substrate 2 isoform X3, giving the protein MASPPAAEPPDRPRGSLNRNNNNNNQPPPPLGVRKCGYLRKHKHGHRRFFVLCAASDGAAADEAPPQPARLEYYESEKKWRSKAAAPRRSIALDSSLTIHKRADAKHKHLVALYTRDEYFALAAESEPEQEAWYAALTELLRRSQPAAGPGSPGREEPPPPPGAWAYREVWQVTLKGRGLGQSRHLAGVHRLCLAARAVGLVRLNCQRPCVTLQLMTIRRCGHSDSCFFLELGRSASTGPGELWMQADDAVVAQNIHETILEAMKALRELAEFRPRSKSQSSSSSSSSSSSNSSPSGAGASGALTAMCSRPISVPGRRRRRPHQPPSRTALSPSQAGLLRRSRTDTLGAGRSSGNRSRTASEGDGGRAGSPSGPEAGEPLLGRSHTPGAACCRLARSLALVHSPSLVTKPGMFSQRRPSSSSSSTSGSPCDPASFLAFEELGPASNHSNTPETPPGLQLDGYIAMERGHLFYWPYIWESAGGGKVPRKRTYSLTTPASRHPMPTLLSSASLGEYILMRATLPTAGASSRGTYTPYPEDYCDVDIGSGGTSSSSSSSLLGHSGSGEEGYMPMRSGAAAVMPLQGGPGGYMSMKSVSAPQQILHPHSHKFSSDNSLDDSDYMRMLGTRWSGESPDGRITSGDYTEMSPLLLPPVHGSASPVPSPDGFAGQGPRDQTSNFYNPLSHACQRQPNSLGEKKNSDQYVFMNSPVERLTLTPKGESFLAICNHTMMPSPIYYSQTECSLTPYMNEQPPTNEPQSPHKEYVNIGYSLAYGSSASSLGSGLNDSLIPSYMNFDGSQSAAVETLEDVLMPGSCPSPGQPDKHYLKVEMKTTFTTATPTQPILQKPENIHESSPVTELKQLTLSEVQAFIFASPPPDPNHGAKVIRANPQGRWRHNSETFSSTTTVTPVSPSFAHSPKRHNSASVENVSLRKNGLLEEQTSSTMCRETSAGFQNGLNHIAVDVLEEDYLASGGQGKHKGRHPCNESINGTYTSIDFLTHNLKEASSVKGDWTRCLIHLEDEDEVAKAARRALSHLAPQVRWWAHPNKFSLHFALHQAAKHLSKTFSKVLQSAALTCTKPSANRLPAVSRVAALLLGMSASGYSLVGMDRNILVIMAVPRPPARKGSICAQILL; this is encoded by the exons ATGGCGAGTCCCCCCGCGGCGGAGCCTCCCGACCGCCCGCGGGGCAGCCTCAaccgcaacaacaacaacaacaaccagccgccgccgccgctgggcGTGCGCAAGTGCGGCTACCTGCGCAAGCACAAGCACGGCCACAGGCGCTTCTTCGTGCTCTGTGCCGCCAGCGACGGAGCCGCCGCGGACGAAGCGCCGCCTCAGCCCGCCCGGCTGGAGTACTACGAGAGCGAGAAGAAGTGGCGGAGCAAGGCGGCGGCGCCCAGGCGCTCCATCGCGCTCGACTCTTCCCTCACCATCCACAAGCGGGCCGACGCCAAGCACAAGCACCTGGTGGCTCTGTACACGCGCGACGAGTATTTCGCGCTGGCAGCCGAGAGCGAGCCGGAGCAGGAGGCCTGGTACGCGGCGCTGACGGAGCTGCTCCGCCGGAGCCAGCCCGCCGCCGGGCCCGGCTCCCCTGGGCgcgaggagccgccgccgccgcccggggCCTGGGCTTACCGCGAGGTGTGGCAGGTGACGCTGAAGGGCCGGGGCCTCGGGCAGAGCCGCCACCTGGCCGGCGTGCACCGGCTGTGCCTAGCGGCGCGCGCGGTGGGGCTGGTGCGCCTCAACTGCCAGCGGCCCTGCGTGACGCTGCAGCTCATGACCATCCGCCGCTGCGGCCACTCGGACAGCTGCTTCTTCCTGGAGCTCGGCCGCTCGGCCTCGACTGGGCCCGGCGAGCTGTGGATGCAGGCCGACGACGCGGTGGTGGCGCAGAACATCCACGAGACCATCCTGGAGGCCATGAAGGCGCTGCGGGAGCTGGCCGAGTTCCGCCCGCGCAGCAAGAGccagtcgtcgtcgtcgtcgtcgtcgtcgtcgtcgtccaaTTCGTCGCCGTCGGGCGCCGGCGCCAGCGGAGCATTGACGGCTATGTGCAGCCGACCCATTTCGGttcccggccgccgccgccgccgccctcaccAGCCGCCCTCTCGGACGGCGCTGTCCCCCAGCCAGGCCGGGCTTCTCCGCCGGTCGCGTACGGACACTCTGGGGGCGGGCAGAAGCAGCGGGAACCGGAGCCGAACTGCGAGCGAGGGCGACGggggcagagctggcagcccctcggGGCCCGAggctggagagcccctgctcggCCGCTCGCACACGCCTGGGGCAGCCTGCTGCAGGCTTGCTCGCTCCCTGGCCTTGGTGCACTCGCCCTCCTTGGTTACAAAGCCAGGCATGTTCTCCCAGCGGCgcccttccagcagcagcagcagcacctctggCTCCCCTTGCGATCCTGCTAGCTTCCTGGCCTTTGAGGAGTTGGGTCCAGCTAGTAACCACAGCAACACACCTGAGACTCCTCCTGGCCTGCAGCTGGATGGCTACATTGCCATGGAGCGGGGACACCTTTTTTATTGGCCCTACATATGGGAGAGCGCTGGAGGGGGCAAGGTTCCCAGGAAGCGCACTTACTCCCTGACAACACCAGCATCTCGACACCCCATGCCAACtcttctctcctctgcctccctgGGTGAGTACATACTCATGCGGGCTACCTTACCAACAGCAGGGGCCTCTTCAAGGGGAACCTATACTCCTTATCCTGAGGACTACTGTGATGTGGACATTGGCTCTGGCGgcaccagcagcagtagcagcagctcacTTCTAGGTCATAGTGGTAGTGGGGAGGAGGGCTACATGCCCATGAGGTCTGGGGCAGCAGCTGTTATGCCATTGCAAGGTGGTCCTGGTGGTTATATGTCTATGAAAAGTGTGTCAGCCCCACAGCAAATTTTGCATCCTCACTCCCACAAGTTCAGCAGTGATAACTCCCTAGATGACAGTGACTACATGCGCATGTTGGGTACTAggtggtctggggagagtcctgatgGGAGAATTACCAGTGGTGACTACACTGAAATGTCCCCTTTGCTGTTGCCTCCTGTGCATGGATCTGCCTCACCTGTGCCCTCTCCTGATGGCTTTGCAGGCCAGGGGCCAAGGGACCAGACCAGCAACTTCTATAACCCACTGTCTCATGCCTGCCAGAGACAGCCAAACTCTCTGGGTGAGAAAAAGAACAGTGACCAGTACGTATTTATGAACTCACCTGTTGAGAGATTAACTCTCACACCCAAAGGGGAGTCCTTCCTTGCTATCTGCAACCACACAATGATGCCTTCACCCATTTACTACAGCCAAACTGAGTGCTCTCTTACTCCCTACATGAATGAGCAACCCCCTACAAATGAACCACAAAGTCCCCATAAAGAGTATGTCAACATTGGATATTCATTGGCCTATGGCAGCTCAGCTTCCTCACTTGGCTCTGGGTTGAATGATTCCCTCATCCCCAGCTATATGAACTTTGATGGGTCACAATCAGCAGCTGTGGAAACCTTGGAAGATGTGCTGATGCCAGGATCCTGCCCTAGCCCTGGGCAGCCCGACAAACATTACTTAAAGGTTGAAATGAAGACAACTTTTACAACAGCCACCCCAACCCAGCCCATTTTACAGAAGCCAGAAAATATTcatgaaagcagccctgttacTGAATTGAAGCAACTTACACTCTCTGAGGTGCAGGCCTTCATCTTTGCCAGTCCTCCTCCTGATCCTAATCATGGAGCCAAAGTGATCCGTGCTAATCCTCAGGGACGATGGAGACACAACTCAGAGACTTTTTCCTCTACTACTACAGTGACGCCTGTTTCTCCTTCCTTTGCACACAGTCCCAAGCGACACAATTCTGCCTCTGTGGAAAATGTGTCCCTCAGGAAAAATGGCTTGTTGGAAGAGCAGACCAGCAGCACCATGTGCCGGGAGACCTCAGCTGGCTTCCAGAATGGCCTCAACCACATTGCTGTTGATGTCTTGGAAGAAGACTATCTGGCAAGTGGTGGCCAAGGCAAGCACAAAGGCAGACACCCCTGTAATGAAAGTATCAATGGTACTTATACCAGTATAGACTTCTTGACCCACAATTTGAAAGAAGCTTCTTCAGTGAAAG gagattggactagatgcctcATTCACCTTGAAGACGAGgatgaggtggccaag GCCGCAAGGAGGGCTCTTTCCCATCTAGCCCCACAAGTCAGGTGGTGGGCACATCCCAACAAATTTAGCCTCCACTTTGCTCTCCACCAGGCTGCCAAGCATCTG AGCAAGACCTTCAGCAAGGTCCTTCAGAGTGCTGCCTTGACATGTACGAAGCCGTCTGCCAACAGGCTGCCAGCAGTCTCCAGGGTGGCAGCTCTGCTTCTGGGTATGTCTGCTTCTGGGTATTCCCTGGTAGGGATGGACAGAAACATCTTGGTAATAATGGCAGTGCCCAGGCCACCTGCTAGGAAGGGCTCCATCTGCGCCCAAATCTTGCTTTGA
- the IRS2 gene encoding insulin receptor substrate 2 isoform X4, producing the protein MASPPAAEPPDRPRGSLNRNNNNNNQPPPPLGVRKCGYLRKHKHGHRRFFVLCAASDGAAADEAPPQPARLEYYESEKKWRSKAAAPRRSIALDSSLTIHKRADAKHKHLVALYTRDEYFALAAESEPEQEAWYAALTELLRRSQPAAGPGSPGREEPPPPPGAWAYREVWQVTLKGRGLGQSRHLAGVHRLCLAARAVGLVRLNCQRPCVTLQLMTIRRCGHSDSCFFLELGRSASTGPGELWMQADDAVVAQNIHETILEAMKALRELAEFRPRSKSQSSSSSSSSSSSNSSPSGAGASGALTAMCSRPISVPGRRRRRPHQPPSRTALSPSQAGLLRRSRTDTLGAGRSSGNRSRTASEGDGGRAGSPSGPEAGEPLLGRSHTPGAACCRLARSLALVHSPSLVTKPGMFSQRRPSSSSSSTSGSPCDPASFLAFEELGPASNHSNTPETPPGLQLDGYIAMERGHLFYWPYIWESAGGGKVPRKRTYSLTTPASRHPMPTLLSSASLGEYILMRATLPTAGASSRGTYTPYPEDYCDVDIGSGGTSSSSSSSLLGHSGSGEEGYMPMRSGAAAVMPLQGGPGGYMSMKSVSAPQQILHPHSHKFSSDNSLDDSDYMRMLGTRWSGESPDGRITSGDYTEMSPLLLPPVHGSASPVPSPDGFAGQGPRDQTSNFYNPLSHACQRQPNSLGEKKNSDQYVFMNSPVERLTLTPKGESFLAICNHTMMPSPIYYSQTECSLTPYMNEQPPTNEPQSPHKEYVNIGYSLAYGSSASSLGSGLNDSLIPSYMNFDGSQSAAVETLEDVLMPGSCPSPGQPDKHYLKVEMKTTFTTATPTQPILQKPENIHESSPVTELKQLTLSEVQAFIFASPPPDPNHGAKVIRANPQGRWRHNSETFSSTTTVTPVSPSFAHSPKRHNSASVENVSLRKNGLLEEQTSSTMCRETSAGFQNGLNHIAVDVLEEDYLASGGQGKHKGRHPCNESINGTYTSIDFLTHNLKEASSVKGDWTRCLIHLEDEDEVAKAARRALSHLAPQVRWWAHPNKFSLHFALHQAAKHLSKTFSKVLQSAALTCTKPSANRLPAVSRVAALLLDKLELNEGKPGTQVCSQQQSANP; encoded by the exons ATGGCGAGTCCCCCCGCGGCGGAGCCTCCCGACCGCCCGCGGGGCAGCCTCAaccgcaacaacaacaacaacaaccagccgccgccgccgctgggcGTGCGCAAGTGCGGCTACCTGCGCAAGCACAAGCACGGCCACAGGCGCTTCTTCGTGCTCTGTGCCGCCAGCGACGGAGCCGCCGCGGACGAAGCGCCGCCTCAGCCCGCCCGGCTGGAGTACTACGAGAGCGAGAAGAAGTGGCGGAGCAAGGCGGCGGCGCCCAGGCGCTCCATCGCGCTCGACTCTTCCCTCACCATCCACAAGCGGGCCGACGCCAAGCACAAGCACCTGGTGGCTCTGTACACGCGCGACGAGTATTTCGCGCTGGCAGCCGAGAGCGAGCCGGAGCAGGAGGCCTGGTACGCGGCGCTGACGGAGCTGCTCCGCCGGAGCCAGCCCGCCGCCGGGCCCGGCTCCCCTGGGCgcgaggagccgccgccgccgcccggggCCTGGGCTTACCGCGAGGTGTGGCAGGTGACGCTGAAGGGCCGGGGCCTCGGGCAGAGCCGCCACCTGGCCGGCGTGCACCGGCTGTGCCTAGCGGCGCGCGCGGTGGGGCTGGTGCGCCTCAACTGCCAGCGGCCCTGCGTGACGCTGCAGCTCATGACCATCCGCCGCTGCGGCCACTCGGACAGCTGCTTCTTCCTGGAGCTCGGCCGCTCGGCCTCGACTGGGCCCGGCGAGCTGTGGATGCAGGCCGACGACGCGGTGGTGGCGCAGAACATCCACGAGACCATCCTGGAGGCCATGAAGGCGCTGCGGGAGCTGGCCGAGTTCCGCCCGCGCAGCAAGAGccagtcgtcgtcgtcgtcgtcgtcgtcgtcgtcgtccaaTTCGTCGCCGTCGGGCGCCGGCGCCAGCGGAGCATTGACGGCTATGTGCAGCCGACCCATTTCGGttcccggccgccgccgccgccgccctcaccAGCCGCCCTCTCGGACGGCGCTGTCCCCCAGCCAGGCCGGGCTTCTCCGCCGGTCGCGTACGGACACTCTGGGGGCGGGCAGAAGCAGCGGGAACCGGAGCCGAACTGCGAGCGAGGGCGACGggggcagagctggcagcccctcggGGCCCGAggctggagagcccctgctcggCCGCTCGCACACGCCTGGGGCAGCCTGCTGCAGGCTTGCTCGCTCCCTGGCCTTGGTGCACTCGCCCTCCTTGGTTACAAAGCCAGGCATGTTCTCCCAGCGGCgcccttccagcagcagcagcagcacctctggCTCCCCTTGCGATCCTGCTAGCTTCCTGGCCTTTGAGGAGTTGGGTCCAGCTAGTAACCACAGCAACACACCTGAGACTCCTCCTGGCCTGCAGCTGGATGGCTACATTGCCATGGAGCGGGGACACCTTTTTTATTGGCCCTACATATGGGAGAGCGCTGGAGGGGGCAAGGTTCCCAGGAAGCGCACTTACTCCCTGACAACACCAGCATCTCGACACCCCATGCCAACtcttctctcctctgcctccctgGGTGAGTACATACTCATGCGGGCTACCTTACCAACAGCAGGGGCCTCTTCAAGGGGAACCTATACTCCTTATCCTGAGGACTACTGTGATGTGGACATTGGCTCTGGCGgcaccagcagcagtagcagcagctcacTTCTAGGTCATAGTGGTAGTGGGGAGGAGGGCTACATGCCCATGAGGTCTGGGGCAGCAGCTGTTATGCCATTGCAAGGTGGTCCTGGTGGTTATATGTCTATGAAAAGTGTGTCAGCCCCACAGCAAATTTTGCATCCTCACTCCCACAAGTTCAGCAGTGATAACTCCCTAGATGACAGTGACTACATGCGCATGTTGGGTACTAggtggtctggggagagtcctgatgGGAGAATTACCAGTGGTGACTACACTGAAATGTCCCCTTTGCTGTTGCCTCCTGTGCATGGATCTGCCTCACCTGTGCCCTCTCCTGATGGCTTTGCAGGCCAGGGGCCAAGGGACCAGACCAGCAACTTCTATAACCCACTGTCTCATGCCTGCCAGAGACAGCCAAACTCTCTGGGTGAGAAAAAGAACAGTGACCAGTACGTATTTATGAACTCACCTGTTGAGAGATTAACTCTCACACCCAAAGGGGAGTCCTTCCTTGCTATCTGCAACCACACAATGATGCCTTCACCCATTTACTACAGCCAAACTGAGTGCTCTCTTACTCCCTACATGAATGAGCAACCCCCTACAAATGAACCACAAAGTCCCCATAAAGAGTATGTCAACATTGGATATTCATTGGCCTATGGCAGCTCAGCTTCCTCACTTGGCTCTGGGTTGAATGATTCCCTCATCCCCAGCTATATGAACTTTGATGGGTCACAATCAGCAGCTGTGGAAACCTTGGAAGATGTGCTGATGCCAGGATCCTGCCCTAGCCCTGGGCAGCCCGACAAACATTACTTAAAGGTTGAAATGAAGACAACTTTTACAACAGCCACCCCAACCCAGCCCATTTTACAGAAGCCAGAAAATATTcatgaaagcagccctgttacTGAATTGAAGCAACTTACACTCTCTGAGGTGCAGGCCTTCATCTTTGCCAGTCCTCCTCCTGATCCTAATCATGGAGCCAAAGTGATCCGTGCTAATCCTCAGGGACGATGGAGACACAACTCAGAGACTTTTTCCTCTACTACTACAGTGACGCCTGTTTCTCCTTCCTTTGCACACAGTCCCAAGCGACACAATTCTGCCTCTGTGGAAAATGTGTCCCTCAGGAAAAATGGCTTGTTGGAAGAGCAGACCAGCAGCACCATGTGCCGGGAGACCTCAGCTGGCTTCCAGAATGGCCTCAACCACATTGCTGTTGATGTCTTGGAAGAAGACTATCTGGCAAGTGGTGGCCAAGGCAAGCACAAAGGCAGACACCCCTGTAATGAAAGTATCAATGGTACTTATACCAGTATAGACTTCTTGACCCACAATTTGAAAGAAGCTTCTTCAGTGAAAG gagattggactagatgcctcATTCACCTTGAAGACGAGgatgaggtggccaag GCCGCAAGGAGGGCTCTTTCCCATCTAGCCCCACAAGTCAGGTGGTGGGCACATCCCAACAAATTTAGCCTCCACTTTGCTCTCCACCAGGCTGCCAAGCATCTG AGCAAGACCTTCAGCAAGGTCCTTCAGAGTGCTGCCTTGACATGTACGAAGCCGTCTGCCAACAGGCTGCCAGCAGTCTCCAGGGTGGCAGCTCTGCTTCTGG ACAAGCTTGAACTCAATGAGGGGAAACCTGGAACACAGGTTTGCTCTCAGCAACAATCAGCAAACCCCTGA